The following are from one region of the Coffea eugenioides isolate CCC68of chromosome 2, Ceug_1.0, whole genome shotgun sequence genome:
- the LOC113757976 gene encoding protein STICHEL produces the protein MSSEMRGRGGGNRANGGGGGGGFDPSNLHLKKELNQIRKAARVLRDPGTTSSWRSPLNSARSAAAKHYYHHHKNDFSKQLYSNGETQFQLPIGTVENNGTSSRSINYEASNGNNVKEKEKEKEKKVYLYNWKMQKSESERSRQCADDDLENVGNDDMEQSSSAQEEAEESVEDSLSDARNGGIDSKSDTYASDKYASMIFKCKDTSFTPSIRRNIKKKSKKSNYCRSNLRSRGEKLKEQILLARGSKRTALEGLGRDDLSSLVDQSDDTESYCNSEDLRRASAVSPLLAKLKNKNWSNSSAARFLRSSRKEDSSYSYSTPAMSASSYNRYVARYPSTVGSWDATTVSLNDGDEEGDDPLDLPGRSGCGIPCYWSRRSTPKYKGGSGSCFSPSLSDTLRRTGSTILCGSHRMYKRSCRGSSLGYNKRRPGSRPAPQGLLPLLTNGGDGRIGSSIGTGNSDDELSTNYGELDLEALSRLDGRRWSTSCRSQEGLELVALTGEEEGTPENITSLSQKYRPMFFEELIGQNIVVQSLMTAVSRKRIAPIYLFQGPRGTGKTSTARVFAAALNCLASEETKPCGVCRECADFVSGKSRDLVEVDGANKKGIDSIRYLLKVLLAGSLSASSRYKVFVVNECHLLPAKTWMGLLKFLEEPPPHVVLILITTDLDNVPRTVLSRCQKYPFNKIRDGDILARLRKIAVEENLDVESDALDLIALNADGSLRDAETMLDQLSLLGKRITTSLVNELVGVISDEKLLELLELAMSSDTAETVKRGRDLMDSGVDPIVLMSQMATLIMDIISGTYPTVDAKQTTSLFGGRNLTEAELERLKRALKLLSEAEKQLRVSSERSTWFTATLLQLGSISSPDQTHSGSSRRQSSKATEEDYSSTLKDSSISNQKPDRQYTLRNSVSPPSFHKATYQKSNSKEASLPVMDVKGLSPNPSQNQLISGDALAGTCDDFVAGINTSRCTASSMLDDIWVKCVEKCHSKTLRQLLHTYGRLVSIADVEGVFVAYIAFGDSDIKTRAERFHSSITNSFETVLRSNVEVRIVLLPDGDTYLSNANPDISPVQKPTHATNNLNRENAAVLSSSADGYSNIDTCQESLKISRGSFNNSEDKLPANLGSSAGNAKMGNTKDRKPEVPVQRIESIIHEQRLETAWLQAMEKGTPGTTNRLRPEKNQVLPQEGIYHHIQLQSSASADLSSQHWEDELSRDIKSLKVDDGKALKKDQISKRVDHYPISPSLLHDNNIVGNFSKDNLGYESGPGGGSCSGLFCWNNTKVTKPPRRVKVKQGTPVRSNKAVRFSWFGECAKASRTESRFKI, from the exons ATGTCCTCAGAAATGCGCGGCCGTGGTGGTGGCAACCGTGCtaatggtggtggtggtggtggtgggtttGATCCCAGTAACCTGCATTTGAAGAAAGAGTTAAACCAAATCAGGAAGGCGGCCAGGGTGCTGAGAGATCCAGGGACTACTTCGTCGTGGCGGTCCCCTCTGAACTCAGCAAGATCCGCTGCTGCCAAGCATTATTACCATCATCACAAGAATGATTTCAGCAAGCAATTGTACAGCAATGGTGAGACTCAATTCCAACTTCCTATTGGAACAGTAGAGAATAATGGGACTAGTAGTAGAAGTATTAATTATGAGGCTAGTAATGGTAATAATGTTaaggagaaagagaaagagaaggaGAAAAAGGTGTACTTGTATAACTGGAAGATGCAAAAATCTGAAAGTGAAAGGAGTAGGCAATGtgctgatgatgatcttgaaaaTGTTGGTAATGATGATATGGAACAATCTTCTTCGGCTCAAGAAGAAGCAGAGGAGAGTGTGGAGGATAGTTTAAGTGATGCTAGGAATGGTGGAATTGATTCCAAGAGTGACACTTATGCTAGTGATAAATATGCTTCCATGATTTTTAAGTGTAAAGATACCAGCTTTACTCCATCTATTAGAAGAAATATAAAGAAAAAGTCGAAGAAAAGTAATTATTGTAGGTCAAATTTGAGAAGCCGAGGTGAAAAATTGAAAGAACAAATTTTGTTAGCTAGGGGTTCCAAAAGGACGGCATTGGAGGGTTTAGGGAGGGATGATTTGTCGAGTTTGGTTGATCAGTCCGATGACACTGAAAGTTATTGTAATTCAGAGGATTTGAGGAGGGCTTCTGCTGTTTCACCTTTGCTTGCAAAGCTTAAGAATAAAAATTGGTCTAATTCTTCTGCTGCTAGGTTTTTGAGGAGTAGCCGGAAAGAGGATTCATCATACTCATATAGTACCCCAGCTATGTCTGCTAGCTCTTATAATAGGTATGTTGCTAGGTATCCAAGTACAGTTGGGTCTTGGGATGCAACTACAGTATCTTTAAATGATGGGGATGAAGAAGGGGATGATCCATTGGATTTACCTGGTCGTTCAGGATGTGGGATTCCGTGTTACTGGTCGAGGAGGTCAACCCCAAAGTACAAAGGGGGTTCTGGTAGTTGTTTTTCACCTTCTCTTTCTGATACTTTGAGGAGAACAGGAAGCACCATTTTATGTGGAAGTCACAGAATGTACAAGCGAAGTTGTCGTGGGTCATCACTGGGGTACAACAAGAGGAGACCTGGTTCAAGGCCTGCTCCTCAAGGTCTTCTCCCGTTGCTAACTAATGGTGGTGATGGGCGAATAGGATCATCCATAGGAACTGGTAATAGCGATGATGAACTCTCAACAAACTATGGTGAGCTGGACTTGGAGGCCTTGAGCCGATTAGATGGAAGGAGGTGGTCAACAAGTTGCAGGAGTCAAGAAGGGTTAGAGCTTGTAGCACTGACTGGGGAAGAAGAAGGCACCCCAGAAAACATTACAAGTCTGAGCCAGAAATACAGGCCAATGTTTTTTGAGGAATTGATTGGACAGAATATTGTAGTTCAGTCCCTAATGACTGCAGTTTCCAGGAAAAGAATTGCCCCTATTTATCTTTTTCAAGGTCCACGGGGAACTGGAAAGACTTCAACTGCTAGAGTCTTTGCTGCAGCATTAAATTGTCTTGCTTCTGAAGAAACCAAACCGTGTGGAGTCTGCAGAGAGTGTGCAGATTTTGTTTCTGGAAAGAGCAGGGACCTTGTTGAAGTTGATGGTGCTAACAAGAAGGGAATTGATAGTATAAGGTACCTCTTGAAAGTCCTTTTGGCAGGTTCCTTATCAGCCTCTTCTCGATACAAGGTGTTTGTTGTTAATGAATGTCACTTATTGCCTGCAAAGACATGGATGGGATTACTTAAGTTTCTTGAAGAGCCACCTCCACATGTGGTGCTCATACTTATAACAACTGATCTTGATAATGTGCCACGTACTGTTTTATCACGGTGCCagaagtacccatttaacaagATTAGAGATGGTGACATTTTGGCCAGGCTGAGGAAGATTGCTGTTGAAGAGAATTTAGATGTTGAATCTGATGCTCTGGATCTAATTGCTTTGAATGCGGATGGTTCACTTCGAGATGCAGAAACTATGTTAGACCAACTGAGCTTATTGGGGAAAAGAATAACTACATCTCTTGTAAATGAACTT GTTGGTGTAATTTCAGATGAGAAACTGTTGGAACTTTTGGAGTTAGCCATGTCATCAGACACGGCAGAAACAGTAAAAAGAGGAAGGGATTTGATGGATTCTGGAGTTGATCCAATAGTTTTGATGTCTCAAATGGCCACCCTTATTATGGATATCATTTCTGGAACTTATCCCACTGTTGATGCTAAACAAACTACTTCACTTTTTGGCGGGAGGAACT TGACCGAAGCAGAATTAGAGAGATTAAAGCGTGCCCTAAAGCTTCTGTCTGAAGCAGAGAAACAGTTAAGGGTTTCAAGTGAACGGTCAACATGGTTCACAGCAACACTGTTACAGCTTGGTTCTATCTCCTCGCCAGATCAAACTCATTCCGGAAGCAGTCGAAGACAGAGCTCTAAGGCAACAGAAGAAGACTATTCTAGTACACTGAAAGACAGTAGTATTAGCAATCAAAAACCTGACCGTCAGTACACACTTCGAAATTCAGTTTCTCCCCCATCCTTCCACAAAGCTACCTACCAAAAATCAAACAGTAAAGAGGCTTCTTTGCCTGTAATGGATGTCAAAGGCTTGAGTCCAAATCCTTCTCAAAACCAATTGATCAGTGGAGATGCTTTGGCTGGTACATGTGATGATTTTGTTGCGGGAATTAACACATCTAGATGCACGGCCTCCAGCATGTTGGATGATATATGGGTAAAATGTGTTGAAAAGTGCCATTCAAAGACACTCAGGCAATTACTTCATACATATGGAAGGCTTGTATCAATAGCTGATGTGGAAG GTGTTTTTGTTGCTTATATTGCATTTGGAGATAGTGATATAAAAACCAGAGCAGAAAGATTTCATAGCAGTATCACGAACTCATTTGAAACTGTTTTGAGAAGCAATGTTGAAGTTAGGATTGTTCTGCTGCCTGATGGAGATACCTATTTAAGCAATGCAAACCCAGATATTTCTCCAGTTCAAAAGCCAACACATGCAACCAATAATTTGAACAGGGAAAACGCTGCAGTCCTCTCCTCTTCAGCAGATGGCTATTCTAACATTGATACATGTCAAGAGTCTCTGAAGATATCAAGAGGAAGCTTCAATAATTCAGAAGACAAACTACCAGCAAATCTCGGGTCTTCTGCAGGAAATGCTAAGATGGGTAATACAAAGGACAGAAAGCCAGAAGTTCCTGTGCAGAGAATAGAGTCCATCATCCATGAGCAGAGGTTGGAAACTGCATGGTTACAGGCAATGGAGAAAGGAACTCCTGGAACAACAAATCGTTTAAGGCCTGAGAAAAATCAAGTCCTACCTCAAGAAGGCATTTACCATCACATTCAATTGCAATCTTCAGCCTCTGCAGACTTGTCTTCTCAGCATTGGGAGGATGAATTAAGTCGTGATATTAAAAGTTTGAAGGTTGATGATGGAAAAGCCCTCAAGAAGGACCAAATCAGTAAAAGGGTTGATCACTATCCCATTTCACCAAGCTTGTTGCACGATAACAACATAGTTGGCAATTTCAGCAAAGATAATTT